The following is a genomic window from Acomys russatus chromosome 23, mAcoRus1.1, whole genome shotgun sequence.
CTGAGTCTCTACTGAAAGGGGTAGCACGGGAGTTTGGGGTTCACACTTTGGCTCAATCCCAGTTTACCCATCATGGCTGTGcaacttttattttctacatctGGGAGTCTTTATCTGGGAACTGTGACCTTGCGTGTAAGTGCAGTGCTGACTCAGCTAGAGCTGAGCTGTGAGAAAACATTCTCTCGTTGCTCAAGTACTGAGGACATGCTGATGAAAGGCCACCTGATGAGGGAAAATAGCACGATAGAACAGCAGTTGGGGTGTACTGAAAGGCCTTCTCATCAGGTAGGTTCTTGAAATGGTATATGTTAAGTGCATTGTATAGGTACCACCCAGAGAGGGCTGAGCCACCAGGAAGTGATGGAGTAAGGGATGTGGAGTAAGGCACCTGAAGCATTTAGAATACTAAGTTGACTGGTAGCTGCTGTGGCTGTTATTTAGGAAGCACCGAATTCTTTCCCATGGACTCAGACAGGCTCATATATTACTCCAAACACATAGAGCTAACCCATAGAATTGGTGGGTTCACATCCATTGGTTTGGCATCTACAAATTCAAGCAACCCCAGATCAGAGATTTTTATGCATCTCTTCTGAACATGTACAGACCTTTTCATGCCATTAATGTCTAAATAAGTCTGAAACTATAGAGCATTTGTGCTGTGCTAGATAGTATAAGTAACCTAGAGATGATTTAGAAGATACAGGGGGATGTGAGTGGGTTATATGCAAATAGGCTCCCATTCCGTGAGGGGCTCATGCAACCACTGGTTGGGATGTGAGGGATCCTAATCTCCATGGTGACCGAGTGAGTGATGGCTGTAATTATGTGCATTCAAGAGAAGCTGGAAGGGAGACttctgcagagacacacacaaaaatttagatgaaaaaaaatgatcattAGCAGGTTTCATAAGAACATCTGCTGCCAAAATCACTGGAGTTGGTGAGCATGCCAATACATCCATTCCCAACAAGGATTTTCAGATGCGTTTGTATCAGTGGGCGTTTACCAGGCCTTCTGGATCCTTTGTTAACTGAAATAAAGCCTACAAAAAGGATCCGAATTCTGGGGAGGAGGAATGGAATCATCAGGAAAGGTGTCCCCAGAATGCTGTTGCTGGTGGTTGTTTCACTGGCATTACAAAGCCCAGCCATTAGTGATAAAAATGCTGCTCcagagggttttctttctttcaaatcaaGGAAAATAGggcttaggggaaaaaaaattgactAAGTAGGTCACATGTCTGTCCTGTGTGCTGTTGGGGCAAGAGGACTCCATGAAGGCCATCTTGAAGTTAAACTGTAGCTACACTCTAACTGGCTCATGAGCAGCTCCTTTGAAAACCATGCCTTAGATAAGGTATCCTTGGAATATGCAGGAGACCTTCCAGTGTGAAGACTCTTATAGCCAGATTTGATGCCAAGGAACTTTCGTGTATGAACGTTTCCTGTGGTTCTCTCCAGCTTCACGGAAAGCCTCATTTGGACCCAGGAGGACAGCTGTATCTTTTCATGCAACCGAGGCTTTCTGTGGAGAGGCCTCAGGAGCCAACGCTGCCGAGACGCTTAGGTTGTTTTGCCTATACTAGGGCGTTGAGTACTATTTGAATGAACACATCTCCTGACGGTTGCCAGAGAGACCAGATGAACTGTGCCCACTGGGGAGACGCTCTGTCCTAAGTCCTCTGGACCGCCCCCCATACACTGGGAACCTGCCTTTTCAGTTGCATCATTTTCTGTTTCAGACCTTCTCAGGATACGAGGCCCATCCCACTTGGCTGACATGGGAGAGCACAACCGTTTGGTGACCTGATACTTGTTCATTGCAATGGGATCTCAAAGCATGTGTCTAAGCACAGACACGTGGTGGGGTGAGGTAGTGAGTCCGAAGCTTTGGATTTATTTCACTGCATCCATGAAAGAAATATCTACTGCCCAAGGAGTCTCACGCGTGCACTTGCAagcagcataaaataaaatttgtagacCTGAAATCTTCAGAAAACCATGGGAACCTGCCAAGGTCCAATTTATACCAGAACGGGGCATGGTCACACCACAGTGCTCACCAGCTGCCTGGAGTGTGGGAATTGATGAGCATTTAGGGAGCTGTAGGCTATGACCCTAACCTTATCTTCTCCCACTGCATCAAAACAACAGTTGTTGTGGCAGTGATAAGAGGCAATGACATTCTTAACAAGAAGCCAGTATGTTAagctggctctgccctgaggCATTATGGGGAGGCGCTGATAggatgttgctgctgctgctgctcctccacTGCCTGTTTGAGTGAGGAGTGTagggtggggagcagaggccTTGCCTCTGACCTCTTGTAAACTCACAGGGATGTCCAGGCTGCTTTGAGGAACCAAGGAGATGATGAGAATGAAAGGGCTTTGAAAAGTGAAGACATCAGCCGgtgcagtggcccatgcctgtgattccagcacgtgggaggcagaggcaggcagataagttcgaggccagcctggtttacaaagcaaatccaggacagccgagggtacacaaagaaaccctgtctcaaaaataaataaataaataaataaattttttaaaaaaggaaagagaaaggtaaaGACCTGAGGGCAATAAGGTGTCCAGGCAGTGGAGCCAACAacactgttgttttaaaaacgGAATTAGTTCTCTTATGACACATCCATTCCTCATGAAATGGTCTTCTTAGAGAAAAGGGAACCGGAGGGAGTGATTGATTGGCCTGGGACAGCAGGAAATGTGTGGGTCACTGCAAAGCCAACCCTTCCCCACTTCAGAACCCAGTACCTTGAGGACCttttgggctgggctgggctgggctgcgcTGGGCTGCGCTGGCCTAGGTGGTGCAGGAAGCCCTGTAGCTAGCTTGTGGCCCCATTTAGGTCTGTTCACAGATAGGCCTGCCCACAAACCCGCTGTGAGTAAGCAACCCAGAAGAGCCCCAGGAAGTGCTAGACTCAGGGGTTGGCCACAGGGGTGGGACCCCAGCATTACCTTCtcactcctccccacctcccggCTGAATAAGAATGGTTTCCAGGTGACTCATCTGACTaaaatgcaaaaggaaaaaaaaaaaaaaaaaaaaaaacagagacccTTAGCCTTCACTCCCAGAGGGCCAAGTGCCAGCCCTAGCATTGTGTTCTGCCTTATCTCAGGATCAGAGGAGGAAACCAGCAGGGCTGGGCCCAGGCCTCCCAGAACCAGCACCTTGCCACCTGCCCTTTCTCTCTGCGAAGAGATGGTCCTGGAGATGGACTTAGGAGGTGGACTCTCCAACCACCCCAAAGTAAGGCTGCTGCTGATGCTTGGGAGGCAGGACGGCCTCTTGGGAAGAGCATCAGTGTGTGATTTCCGGGGTAATAACTTGACTCTCTGAGGCCCAGTGCCTCTGTCTAATGGAGGGAATAGTGCAGCTCAGGACTTCACAACCACTGTGAAAAGTACCCTAGTAAACCTACGCTGGGCAGCAGAGTCTGACAGGAACAGCCCTCCACACACATAGTATTAAAATAATCAGAAGGACATTTACTTCTTGGCTAGAACACGGTGCTGCTCAATACGCTTTGGATGTCTATAACCTTATTGTCCAGCCTCactggttggttttggttttggttttagtcttttgtgtttggtttttgtttgtttgttttctctttatgttttgttttgtaacgTGCCCTCCCGTGTGTCCAATATCTATGGCATTGCCCTCTAAAAGagaaaatttcacacacacaaagaaaaccctgATGACCTACCTGCGTCCTTGCCCAAATCCCTGCtttgctccttttcctcccctgtACTTACCAGCTACTCTTGCCTCCCAAGCCCTTGGCTTCAAGTCTCTCAGTGATGGAGACAGCCATCAGGTCCTGACGTCAAGGGGGCTCTGGGGCTCCAGAGAAGGCTTGTGTGCCAGCTGTGAGGCCAGCTCCTATTACCCCCAGACTCACTAGCCCTGGGCTTATGGGGATAGTAGGGCTTCCTCCACATAAAGGTGCAGAGTCCAAGATGCAGCGTTTGGGACTTTAGGAGGTGCATGGTGGCCGACCATTGCGACAGCTCTGATCAGTGGAGAGGGCcagcttcctcccctccctggcTGTGTGCTCTCAGCCTGGTCGCTTGACTTCCTTCAGGCTCATCTTCCTGATACGTGCACTGTTATGAGAGTAGATGGGATGGCATGGTGGAGTGAGCCAGTATGTACGGAATGTAGACGGTGTCACCGTCACAGGCGACGACAGAATGTTCTGCAGAGACGGAGAGCCCGGCTGGTGTGTGGGGCAGGGCTCTTGTGGCATGCAGTATGCTCGGTTGGCCTGTCCTTGATCAGGCTCTGAATGGTCTCCCTCACCTCTCATCCACAGGGCTCTATGTGCTGGTTGGAGCCGGGGCCCTGATGATGGCTGTGGGTTTCTTCGGGTGCTGTGGAGCCATGCGTGAGTCACAGTGTGTGCTCGGATCAGTAAGTGGAGGTTGTGGCGTGGGCACGGGACGGGTTGACAGACTTCCCTGGAGGGAGTCAGGGGAGCTTGTTCGAATGCTTGCTCCTCTGGGACACGGAGCCTTGGcactggactctctctctctctggtgtctGTTTTTTCCATCTCCTACATGAGAAGAGTATTATCTCTGTTCCTGTCTGATATGGAAAATGCGAAAACAATGAGGTCATCAGTGTAAAAGATGTTGGGGAAGAGTGCTTAGGAATTGATTGTTCtttaagaaataatatttcaCCGTGGATGAGGCAGCTTAAAGATTTCCCATAGCCAGGAAAGAACTGTTATCTACAGGGAAAGCATTTTGGGGTAAGAGCAGTAACTTAGTCAAACATCCCTCTGGTGCCTTATTTTAACCAGCTGCTTCAtttgcaaaaacaacaacaacaacaaaaatagtcttTGCTACCTGGTACCCAGACAATTCTCTGGAGCCTAAAGGCAGCAAGGGGCAGTGGAGAAGGCCCTGGACTTCTCGCAGGAAGCCTGAAGCAGGTGTTGTGAGGCCCCTCGTTTCCCATCCCCACCACAGTCTTTGGGTTTTCCGTGTCTGCCTGTTGCTTCTGATCTATGGCTGTATGAAATGCCAGTTTCTTCTCTCAATAAAGCTGAGAAGCTCTGTTTGGTTTATCACAGAGCTGAGTTTTATCAGAGACCTGGCGGAACTCTATCCataaggatacacacacacacacacacacacacacacacacacacacacactcctactcttctctccctctccccagagAAGCCTTCCAGACCACAATACTCACATCACACTCCTTGCCAAGCCCAAGCATCCTTGGCAACCATATTTCCTCTCTAAAGGGCTTATATAGTCATCAAGCATTTACTGAGGCCGTCACTGCGAGGTCCTGTGCTGGGTGATAGGGCTTCTATGTGACTGTCTGATactcctttatttgtttttaaaacctttaCTCACTGACTGCATCTTCTCTGCCCAACATCAGCCTTGTGGTGATGGAGAGGTTGGGATCTTATATACCACTGTGTAACCAGCACAAAGGACAGAGCCTGGCGCAGAGCACATGCTCAGTAAACAGGTGTTTGGTGAAATAACAGACAAGCTATACAAATGTGCACGAAGCACACACAGTGGGCAAACACACCCCTATTATCAAACTCATAGCCTTACCTACTGCCTTGCCGGGGAGCTACCTGCAAACAGAGTAAATGCATTGAAAAGGtattaaattaatgaaattagtGGTTTTCTTTCCACAGTTTTTTACCTGTCTGCTGGTGATTTTTGCTGCTGAAGTAGCCACCGGAGTATTTGCTTTTATAGGCAAGGACGTAGTAAGTAGAATCTACACATTTTTGTGGTTGTTAAGGTATTTTTCTTATGTCAAATGTTATAGAATATCCACTCCAAAATGTTACTAAGAAACTAGATAGCCCCTGGATTGTATAAGTAGATCCTTTTAACCTGCTAGTGTACGGAGCtcagcatgtgtgcatgagtgggAACACATGGTTTCTATCTGGTGTATAAAtatggttgtttggttggttggtttggtttggtttgtttgcttgcttattttgtttgtttgttatttctctAGGATTTCTGATTTAAGATTGTCCCTGGTTCAAAATGAGGCAGGCATTAGGTGACAGCCATGAGGATGGGGCAAGGAGGAAGGGCctaccttctccttcctctgactgtCATTCGTCCCAAAGGCTCGGCCTTGACAGTGACCACAGTGTTATGAGAAGCTACAGTCTGGCCTGCTGCATGCAAGTAGCAATCCTGAGCGCCCAGAGCAGGCTATGAGGAGAGCCCACAAGTCCCGTGGCCTTTTAGAATGGTCAGAAGGCTGTGACAGAGAGCagtggaaaggagaaggaggaacgATAGAGCCTTCGGAGGGTTGTCCTTCCAATGAGCTCATGTGCCATCCATACTGTGTGTATGAACTTAAGCATAAAACTGATAAACACAAAAGCCAAGTGTCTGTCACCCCTATGAAACTCTCTTATGACGGCCACTTGTACCTAGAGGTTACAAGCTTCCACTTAGCGCCGGATGAACATGAAGCCTCGATTTGGGGGTCGTATGCCTTTGTACTAGAAAAAGCATTCACTAAGCTGTGTGTGATATCTGCAGGCAGATCATCTTCCTCGCAGTGGACGCCTGCCTCTCAACTGGCAGGGACCCAATACTGTCATAGATGCCACCTCTAGTGGCTCACTGGGATCTCCTAAATAGGTCTGGTTGACAGCGACACCCACCAGGCTTAGAAATCGCCACCCTAAGAGGTGGCTCTAATGTAGGAAAGCACTTTTAGCTTATCCTTCCATCTTCGAAAGCGTCTCAGGACCTTTGGGGTCTGTGTTTTGCTCTGCGTGTGCAGAAGTGTCCTAAAATACAGAGGCGTGTGTGGGAAAGCTGTGTTCtcaaaggacacagaagagggGATTTTCCTTGGTAAAATGAAAATGTCTGCAACTTCCCGTTCACTGTGCCCTGGTATTTTTCAGGCTATACGGCATGTACAGACCATATACGAGGAGGCATACAGCGATTACCTTAAAGAcaggggaaggggaaatgggactcTTATTACCTTCCACTCAGCAGTGAGTAACTTCACTTCTTTGACATTACATTTTCTACCAATCATGTATGAGCCAGGCTCTCTCTAATCTcctaagttaaaaataaaaataaataaaattaatggaaGCAGCTGCCTCTTATTTCAGCTGTGAAGAGAGCTGTAGTTTGTGCTTTGTGTAGACCTTTGGCCTGCCACAGATTCACAAGAAGTCAGCACGTGTGCCCAAAAGAGACCAGAAAGCATGAGCAGGACACCGAGAAAGCCACCCAAATGCATGTCAGTTCCCGTCAGAGGTGACATTGTGGTGTGACAGAAGCAAGCATGGTGACCAGCAAGGCAAAGAAGCTCAGCTTAAGTATACTGTCTCTTAGCAGCTTTGTGGTGCTAAATGAGCTAGCTAGACTGCTCTGAAACCCACTCAGCTTACTCCTCATTTAGAACATGAAGGTCGTGGGGAGACAACTATATTcccttctagaatgttccatgggAATGTGCTAAAGTGTGGTGCTTAGAGCTACATATAGACAAGAAAGGCTTACGGAGGAAATGAGCCAGATCAGGGTCATTCTgttttcttaaacactgagctttGGAGAAGTATCTATGAACTTCTGGGCCCCATGTTCCCAGGGACCTGGCTCTCTATGACAAGAGGTTCCCCAGAGACACCAAGTAGCACACAGACCCCTTTGTCTTAAGCAGCCAGAGCCCCAGGGCAGCGTGCCTGATTGCCAGCCAGCATGCACACCTGCTCTTTTGGCCTTGGCTTTTCTGTGGctacctttcctctcttctcagatAGTCCCTGGCTAATAAACCCTTCCCAAAGCTCATAAAGCTTCGTTCCTCAGTAGGAGTTTGGAGTTGGGGTCTGAAGGAACTAGCATGTGCGGTCCCACTACTGTTTCTAAAGTAGCACTTTATACGGGGCACCATCAGTTAGCCTCTTGCCTTACACCTTCTAAGTCACCTCATGTCATAAAGTGTCTGCAGCTTTGGAGAAGCTCTGTTCTATTTTATTGCTAGCACAGTTCTCTGACTCTTCCTTCGTCCTCCAGAAATAGCAGCTTGGGCCTCAGAGCTGCTTTGCAGCCTTGGCACTGCCAGCCAGCAGTAACGCCGAGCCTTGGAGGCAGCACTTCTCCCTGCTGTGTCCTAAACCCTCTTCTTGCTCTCTAGTTTCAATGCTGTGGAAAAGAAAGCTCTGAACAAGTCCAGCCCACATGTCCAAAGGAGCTTCCTGGCCACAAGGTAAGCTGGGTGTTCCAGGGTCCCTTCACCAGCCCCTCTTCCCTTCACCACCCCCCACTGTGaggaggggtttttgttgttgttgttgttgttgtctgtttgttttgtttgtttggttttgtttcttgagacagggtttctctgtgtagccttggctgtcctggacttgctttgtagaccaggctggcctcgaactcacagcgatccacctgcccctgccttcagagtgctgggattaaaggcgtgcaccaccactgcccagcaaagattggttttttgcttgttttgtttttagatttatttatccattacttatacagtattctgcctgcatgtgtgcttgcagaacagaagagggcatcagattccattacagatggttatgagccaccatgtgctggctgggaattgaactcagaaactttggaagagcagacagtgttcttaaccactgagccatctctctggcccccttagctcagtgttagagtgcttgcctagcaagtgcaaggccctgggcttgctcttcagctctgaaaaaaagaaaagaaactcttgtGAGGAGTTTTTGGTGTCAGTAGAGGCAGAGAGGCTTGGTTCTTCCTTCCAGGGCTTCTAGGAGACTGCCTCCTGATGGGTGCTGAGCCTAATTCATGCCATGTGCAATAAACAGCAACACTGAGTGCAGTTTCTCATACTCggggatgggggagaggcttGCTTACCAGTGACTATGTCATGTGCTTAAGGTATATTAATTTGGTTCACCAGGCCCAAAGGTCTGTGTTCCCCACATCTTTCTGAGACAGTCAAAGCACTGATAAATTTAGCTGCTCTTTCAGGTATTCTACAAGTATAAGAGAAGAGACAGTCCCTCTCTCAGTGGCTTCATAGGCTAGCCCATGGCTGTGGTGACATGCAAAATGTCTGTCCAGGGAGCTGgctgcagtggcacatgcctgtaaacccagcacttgggaatcagataaaattggatctctgtgagttcaaggccagcttggtctacaatgcgagtccaggccagccaaggctacatagcgaaaccctgtctcaaacaacaatcAAAGTCTGTCCAGGGAACCATGTAAAACATAGCAGAATTAGGAAAGCTTTGTATGAAAGAATCTGAGTCTTGACAAAAGGAGGtcaagaaagcaggcagaagagggcCATGCTGGTAAGATGTTCCATTCCTGTAGGAGAACAGAAGCCCAGAGGAAGGCTAACATTTCTGAGACAGCAAGCTTAGCTTTACACCTGGAGGTCTGAGGAAGCCATCGCTCTCAGCAGACTGTGCATCACTTTTGTCTTAAAAATGCCCTCAAGCCATCTGTTCCTGGAAGGCAGAATGGAGGGCTGGAGACTCAGGAGAGGCATCACTTAGGGGGTACCTGTATCACCTGGAAGGAGAAGATGGGGTACTAAGTCAAATCCCATACAGTGGGGAAAGGAATGCTCTGGAGGCAGAATCTACAGGACAGGGCGAGGTTAGGCTAGGGCCCTAGCCTGGGCTAACGGGGAGGTGCTGCTCGCTGAGAGCTCAGTACAGTGAAAGGAGAAGACCCTGGAGGCAGATGAAGAACCAGACCTGACTATGTGAGGATGACACAGGGCTGGCAATCTCAGCACACTGAGAGCAGCTGAAGCCATAGGAGGAACTGGGAACACCTAGGGAGAGGGTATACAGAGCAAGGAAGAGAAGGGACACTGTCGCTTAAAGGGTAAGGTGAGGCcaagaagccagagaaagagatTATGAAGAGAAAGTCAGAGTCCAGACTGGTGCCTGGGAAGCCCGGGGAGGAAGTGCTTTATCCAAAGTCAAACTGGAAGAGGACAaataaatgaagattaaaaatccTTTGCTGGATTTGATGCTTGTAGGATCCTTAGTGGCCATGTCAGAGACTCAGTAAAGTAGTTGCAGAGAACACAGGTGCAGGTTGGTTAAGTAGACATGTGAGACTGTGGACAGTGGTGTTGATGCACCAGGTACCTGGCAGGGAAGAGATGAGAAGTAGGCTTCCACTTGTCATCAGTGGCCACTGAAAATATTGCTTCTGGCTGACAAAGACACCATAaggtgttaaagttatttttataaaactgggtttgtttcttagtttttctcTTAACTCAGCTATCATAAAATTATGActcatattattttaacaagcttcacagcacaagaactgagcagtgattactctattcttaaccctctaagctaatttggtttcctcccagcgcccatcccagagatacttgtgcTTTGTGGCTTTCCttgctccagctccctcttctggtctcttttgGGCCTCTCCCATGGCTGAGTCCTCAaactcccccctaccccccagcccccagccccggCTGTCAGGATATcagaggacaattggggagcagagtttatacaacattgagataggagattctcagaacaaggcttgcaaccaggtggggggaggaggtacagaaatcatcatttgaattacacaataaccatCAAGGGAGCCGTTAATACCTCAGGTGAGCTAAGTGAAGACTACATTG
Proteins encoded in this region:
- the Tspan2 gene encoding tetraspanin-2, which translates into the protein MGRFRGGLRCIKYLLLGFNLLFWLAGSAVIAFGLWFRFGGAIKDLSSEDKSPEYFYVGLYVLVGAGALMMAVGFFGCCGAMRESQCVLGSFFTCLLVIFAAEVATGVFAFIGKDVAIRHVQTIYEEAYSDYLKDRGRGNGTLITFHSAFQCCGKESSEQVQPTCPKELPGHKNCFDKIETIISVKLQLIGIVGIGIAGLTIFGMIFSMVLCCAIRNSRDVI